The nucleotide window ACCCCTCGGCCAGTTGCTGGTCGGTGAGGGCGGCGTGCCCGATCGGGGTGCCGTCCGGCAGGAGGACGAGGAAGTCGTCGCGGCCGCTGTCGTCGTGGTTGCGCTCGATGCGCTCGCGGAGCTCGTACAGCGAACCGGGCCAGCCGCCGGTCTCGTGGGCGTTCACCGGATCGAAGCGCCAGCGCTGGATCAGTTCGGCGTCGTCGGTCTCGACGGGGGTGAACGCGATACTCCGGCCGCGCCAGCAGGGCTCTCGTACGGTGTCCGGCTCATCCGTGTCCTCGGTCATGCGCGGAGCGTACGGGCCGGTGGGCGGTCCGCGACACCGGATTTCACCCGCCGGCGCTCATCCGGACGCGGTCACCCGGCTGCCGCCACTCGCGGGCCGCCACTCAGCGCTGTCATTCGACGAATACCGCCGCAGCGTAGACCCAGTCGCCCTCCTGGCGGACGAAGCGGCTCTTCTCATGGAGGGAGTCCGGGCGGCCGGCGTCCGTGTAGTGCGCGCGGAACGTGACCGTGCCCGTCGTGTGGAAGGGGCTGCCCTCCGTCGTCTCCAGGATCTCCAGGCCTGACCAGCGCATGCCGGGGTCGAAGTCGACCGCCGGCGGCCGGGTATCCGGGTGCCAGGTGCGGAGCAGGTACGCCGCGTCCTGGACGACGAACGCGCTGTACCGCGAGCGCATCAGCGCCTCGCAGGTCAGAGCGTTGCCACCGGCGTGCAGACGGCCGCAGCAGTCCGCGTACGCCGCGGGCAGGCCACACGGGCAGGGGGACTCCGCAGTGATCCGCGGTGCGGCTGGTCCGGTGCCGGTGGAGCGGCGCGGGCGGGGGGTGCGTCGGGACATGACTCCATTGTGACGTGCGGGCCGGCGGGGCCGGCCCCGCCTTCCCGGTTCGGGGACCAGGGCCGAGGATGGGACGCATGAGTGAAGACAACGCACAGACCCCGTCCGAACCGGTCCAGCTGGCCGACGCGCTCACGTCCTTCGACGCACTGTGGAGCCCGCGGGTCGTGACCCGGGTCAACGACTACGACGTACGCGTGGCCAAGGTCCAGGGCGAGCATGTATGGCACGTACACGAGGACACGGACGAGTTCTTCCTCGTACTCGACGGTTCCCTGGACATCGCGCTGCGCGAGGAGGGCGGGGAGCGGTCCGTCACGCTCGGCCGGGGTGCCGTGTTCGTCGTTCCGCGGGGCACCTGGCACAGGCCCCGCTCGGCGGAGGGCGCCTCGATCATGATGTTCGAACCGTCCGGGACGCTGAGTGTGGGCGATGCCCACGACGAGATCCCCGACCATGTCGATGCGACGACCGGGCATACCCTCAGCCTGTGAAATCCGCCCGGGCGAACCGCGCCATCCGCGTCCGCTGAAGGAGGACGAGGCACCGCCGTTCAGCCCGGTCTTCTACACACTGGACCTGCTGCTGCCGATCATCGACTTCGGCCAGGAGAAGGCGTTCAACCCGACAGGCTGGTCCCAGTGGCTGTCGTATCTGCTGATCGTGACCGGGTGGCTGCTCGCCACGACGATCGCCGCGGGCATCACCCGGTCCGTCAGCCGTCAGTGACCGCGCGCCGTCAGGGCTTGCGGGCGACGCCCGCGTACCCGGGGATCGGTTCGTCACCCGGGACGTCGATGACCTCGCCGAGCTCCGGGTGCCAGTCGGCGGAGAGCGAGACGCCCGGCTCCACCAGTTCGAGTCCGTCGAAGAACGTGGTGAGTTCGGCGCGGGAGCGCGGCCGCAGTGTCATCCCCCGGGCCTTGTACATGGCGCGCGCCTGGGCCGCGCCCTCCGGGTTGAAGTCACCCGTCGTGTGCGAGAGCACCAGATAGCTGCCGGAGGGGAGCTGCGCCACGAGCTTGTCGACCAGATCGGCGGCACCGTCCTCGTCGTCCAGGAAGTGCAGCAGCGCGAGCATCGACAGTGCGATCGGCTTGCTGAAGTCGAGTATCTTGCCGGCCTGCTCGAGGATCATCTCGGGCTCGCGCGCGTCGGCCTGGATGTACTCGGTGGCCCCTTCGGGCGTCGAGCGCAGCAGGGCCGCGGCGTGCGCGAGCACGATGGGGTCGTTGTCGCAGTAGACGATGCGGGCGTCCGGGGCGGCCTGCTGGGCGATCTGGTGGAGGTTGGGCTCGGTGGGAATGCCGGTGCCGATGTCGAGGAACTGGCGTACGCCGTTCTCGGCGAGCCAGCGTGTGGCGCGGTGCATGAAGGCCCGGTTCACGCGGGCCATGTCGCGGCCCCTGGAGTCCACGGCGAGCAGTTGCTGGGCCATCTGTTCGTCGACCGGGTAGTTGTCCTTGCCGCCGAGGAACCAGTCGTACATCCGCGCGGGATGCGGCTTGCTGGTGTCGATCTCGATGGCATGGCTGGCCTGCGGGTCGTGCCCGGTCATTGCGCGCTCCAATGGGTCGGTAGGTCGGCGATCACAGCTAACTGGTCGTGGTGCGAGGATATGTGCCGGTGCGTCAGGTGAGAAGGAAGTCGGCCTGACCTGCCTTGGCGCCCTGGATGAAGGCGGCTATCTCGCCGTTCGAGTAGATGAGTGCGGGGCCCTCGGGGTCCGCGGACTGACGTACGGCGACTCTGCCGTCGGCCAGCTTCATGGCCTCGATGCAGTTGCCGCCGTTGCCTCCGCTCCACGGCTTCGACCAGCCCTCGGAGCCGAGGTCGGCGGCCGGCATGCCGTTGTAAATGTCGCCCATCACAGCTCCTTGCGGAAGTCCCGGAGGATTTCCTTCGTGCGTTGTGCAGTCGCGGCCTGAGCCGCCATGCGGTCCATGACTTCGAGGTAGGAGGCGACCTCGGGGCGCGCGTCGAAGTAGACGGCACCGGTCAGGTACTCGCTGTAGACCATGTCGGGCAGTTCGGGGACGGCGAAGCGGAAGAGGACGAAGGGGCCGTACGTGCCCGGGTGGTGGCCGGTCTCGAACTCCGCGATCTGCAGCGTCACGTGGGACATCTCGGTGGCTTCGAGCAGCCGGTCGATCTGTGCCCGCATCGCCTCGGCGTTCCCCACCGGGCGGCGCAGGACGGTCTCGTCCATGATCACCCACAGTTTGGGGGCGTCCTCCCTGGTGAGCAGGGACTGGCGTGCCATCCGCAGGTCCACATGGCGCTCGATGTCCTCCGGCCTGGTCTGGCCGACGGCGCCGGTGCGCATGACGCAACGCGCGTAGTCCTCGGTCTGCAGGAGGCCGGGGACGAAGTGCGGCTCGTACATGCGAAGGAGGCTCGCGGCACCCTCCAGGCTCACGTACATGCTGAACCAGTCGGGCAGCACGTCGTGGTAGCGCTGCCACCAGCCGGGCTTGTTGGCCTCTTCGGTGAGCTCGACGAAGGAGTCGGCCTCCTCGTCCTCGATCCCGTACGCCTTGAGCAGCAGCTGCACGTAAGGGATCTTGAGCGCGACCTCGGCCGTCTCCATTCTGCGTATGGTCGCGGGAGCGACCCTGAGCACCTTGGCGGCCTGGTCGCGGCTCAGGCCCGCGCGCTCCCGCAGATCCAGCAGGCGCTTGCCGAGGACGACTTGGCCCACGGTCGGGGCGGACCGCGGTTCGCTCACTTCAGACCTCCCCATGCGCTGTTTGCGAGCAGTGTGTCATGCGGGCGGTGACAACGACACAGTCACTCTGCAATTTTCAGAGTGCCCCTTGCCAAGTGTGCGGGACAGAGGGAGAGTTGGGGGCAGTGAACCAGTTCGTATGGTCACGCCCGTCCTTTCCGTGAAAGTGCGAAGCGTGACGCACCCCCCACTGTGAGGAATCGGTCGTGGCACCTGGCAGTGCGCTCATCCCCCGGCTCGTGGACCTCAGCCCCGGGACGGAAGCGCTCCGTTACTGCTTCGCCCTGCCTGCGCAGCCGGAGTCGGTGGCCGGTGCGAGACGGCTGGCCCGTGTCCGGCTGGAGGCGTGGCGCCTCGGCGGTGACGCCTGCGAGGCGGCGGTCCTCATCGTCTCCGAACTGGTCACCAACGCCGTGGTGCACACCGTGAGCTCACGGGTCGTCTGCGAGCTCAGGCGTGTCGACCGGCGGCTGCGCATAGCCGTGCAGGACCAGGGGCACCAGCCCGACGGCCCGCGGCTGCGACGCGGCTCCGACGACGAACACGGACGCGGCCTGCTGCTCGTCGACGCGATGAGCTGCTGCTGGGGATCCCACGACGCCTCGGACGCCTCCGGCCGCATCGTCTGGGCCGAACTGCCGCACGGCACGGAGCAGCCATGCTGAGGAACGCCCTGTCCCAGTTGCGCGGACCGCGCCGCTCCGGGGTGCCCGGGCAGGGGGGCGGTGGCAGGGTGAGGCTTTCGCTGCCTCCGGCGCTCTCGGCCAGCCTGGGCTGTGACGCGGTGGGGGTACCCACGCGGTACGGCTTCCGGCTGATGTCCCATCTGCCGCGCACCGGGTGCGTGTTCGCCGATGCCGACCGTTGGTGGTGGATCGTTCCCGCGGGCTCGGACCTCGACCTGGACTGGCCGGAGCAGGTCACGTACGCCCCCGGGGCCTTCGTGCCGTCCGTCCGGCCCCGGCTCATCCACACGCCTGACAGCCGTACGCCCTACACCCCGCCCATTCCGCTGTTCCTCATGGTGTGCCAGGTGACCGGTGTGACGCCTTCGTGGGCACAGGCCGGGCCGCCGAGGGCGGTATCCGCCACCTGAACGGGGGCCCTGCCGGGGCCTTGCCGTGCCCGGGCCTTGCCGAGCCGGGGTCCCGTTCCAGACGTTCGATCGTGTCTTTCGGGCATCTGACCCAGTGGCCGCTGATCCTGCTGGTCGACCGGTCGGGACCGATGGCCGGTTCGCTGATCCACTCCGTGGTCACCGCCGCCTGCCTGTGAGGACCGCCGGGTCTCAAGACCCACCTCGTCGTCTTCGACGGCGACGTGGTGGACCTGACCCGGGCGAGCCTGGTGGAGCAGGGCAGTACGGTCCTCGGGCTCGCCGCGCTCGACGAGGAGGCCGATCCCGACAACGACCGGGAACTGGCCGGACAGCTCGCCGACGCGGCGGCTCATGTGGGTGCGATGACACCGGCGCGGCCGGCCGAGTTCGTCGCGGAGACGGCCGGGATGTCACAGCCCGGATCTCACGGCACGGGATCTCACGGCACGGGATCTCACGGCCGGTCGAGATAGCCGAGGCCCGGGTGCACCTTCGTGTACCCCTCCACCAGACGGCGGGCGACGGTGACCGAATCGACCAGGGGGTGCAGGGCGAACGCCTGGACCGCTGACGCGCGGGAGCCGGTCTCCGCCGCGTCGAGTACGGCGCGTTCGACGGCCTTGACCGCCGTGACCAGGCCCACCGCGTGGTACGGCAGGGGGTCGACGGCGACGGGACGCGCCCCGTTGGCGTCGACGAGGCAGGGCACCTCGATCACCGCGTCGGCGTCCAGCACCGACAGCGTCGTGCGATTGCGGACGTTCAGGACGAGGGAGGTCCGTTCATCGCGGGCGACGGCCCGCATGAGGGCGAGGGCGACCTGTTCGTACCCGCCGGACTCCAGGTCGCTCTCCTCTCGTTCACCGGCCCCGGCGGCCTCGCGGTTCTCCGACATGTACGTGGCCTCGCGCTCGGCGCGCGTCCGGTCCCAGGTGGTCAGCGGAGGGGCTGCCGGGTCCTTCATACGGGCGTAGAAGCCCTCCTGCTGTTCCCGGAGGAACGCGCCGCGGGTCTGCTCGGCGTCCTGGTAGGCGCGTACCGCCTCACGGTTGAAGTAGTAGTAGTGCAGATACTCGTTGGGAACGGCGCCGAGTGACCGCAGCCAGTCGGCGCCGAAGAGCCTGCCCTCCTCGAACGAGCCGAGGAGTTCCGGATCGGCCAGCAGGCGCGGGAGTTCGTCACGGCCGTCGACGTGCAGCCCGCGCAGCCATCCCAGGTGGTTCAGCCCCACGTAGTCGATCCGGGCCCGGTCCGGATCGGCGCCGAGGACTCGAGCGACACGACGGCCGAGTCCCACCGGCGAGTCGCAGATACCGATGACCCGGTCGCCGAGATACCGGGACATGGCCTCGGTGACCAGGCCGGCCGGGTTGGTGAAGTTGATGACCCAGGCGTCGGGGGCGAGCCTGGCGATACGCCGGGCGAGGTCCACCACGACGGGCACGGTGCGCAGTCCGTACGCGATTCCGCCCGCGCCGACCGTCTCCTGGCCCAGTACGCCCTCGTCGAGCGCCACCCGCTCGTCGGCGGCGCGGCCCGCCAGTCCGCCGACACGGATCGCGGAGAACACGAAGTCCGCTCCGCGCAGCGCCTCGTCCAGGTCGGTGGTGGCGACGACGGCCGGTGCGTCACCGATCCCCCCGGCCTGCTCGCCGAGGACCCGGGCGACGGCATCGAGCCGGTCCGCGTCCGTGTCGTACAGCGTCACGTGCCTCACGCGGCCTTCGGCGTGATCGCCGAGAAGTGCCCCGTACACCAGAGGCACCCGGAATCCGCCACCGCCAAGAATTGTCAGCTTCACGCTGCTCGATGGTACGGAAGCCGGCGCCCGCGCGGGCCGAGGACCGCGCGGGCGCCGGCAGCGCGGTCAGTACCCGTTCCACCAGCGCGACACGGCCTGCCACAGCCGGGCCGGTGCAGCCGCGCCGCGCTGGCCGGGGATCGCGGGTGCGCCGTCCCTCTGCGGGGAGGCGCCGGGGGCATGGACGGGTGGCGGCACTTCCGTGCCGTAGCCCGGCGCGGGCGCGGACCTGGCCGGGGACGACACCTCCCAGTCGTTCTGGGCCCAGGGGCGGCTCATCACCGTCAGCGGGTCGGCGTCGATCTCCTGCTGCGCGCTCGGCGCGAACTTGACGGGCAGCTCCACCAGATGCCGGGACATGATGTTCCCGATCCAGCGCAGCTCGCTCTCCTCGACGCTGAGCTCCATGTCCGGCAGGCGCATCAGCAGCGCGTCGACCCCGACGTCCGCGATGGCGCGCCCGATGTCCTGGCCGGGGCATTCGTGCGGGCCGCCGCTGAACGCCAGATGGGCGCGGTTGCCCTCCATGTCGGCGGTGAGGTCGGGGCGCACGTGCGGGTCGGTGTTGGCCGCCGCGATGCCGACGAGCAGGGCGTCACCCGCCCTGATCTGCTGACCGCCCAGCTCGGTGTCGCCCACGGCCCAGCGGCCGAACACGGCGGTGAACGGCGGTTCGTCCCAGAGGGTCTGTTCCACCGCTTCGGGGACCGTCATATGGCCGCCGCTGAGACGGGCCCTGAACCGCGGATCGGTCAGGACCATGCGCAGCACGTTGGCGATCAGGTTGGCGGTCGACTCGTACGCGGCGATGAGGATCAGGCGGAGATGCTCGGTGACCTCGACGTCGGTGAGCGAGGCGGGGTGCTCCAGCAGCCACGACGCCAGGTCCGGCTCGGGATCGGTGCGCCGGCGCTGGACGAGCCGGTTGAGTGCGCCGACCACATGGGCGTTGCTCGCGACGGCGGTCTCGGTGCCACGGGTCATGTCGCGGGCGGCCTGCACGAGCCGGTCGTCGTACTCCTCCGGCATACCGAAGATCGCGCACATCACCATCATCGGCAGATGCTCGGCGAACCGGGCGACCACGTCGGCGGTGCCCTGGAGGCAGAAATCGTTGACGAGCCGGTTACTGAAACGGTTGACGTGCCGGCGCACACCCCGGGTGTCGATGCGCGCCATGCTGTCGGTCACGGCGCCGCGCAGTCGCTCGTGGTTCGCCCCGTCGGCGAAGACGCAGACCGGCTGCCAGGTGAAGATCGGGGCGAGCGGGTGGTCGGGGGCGACACTGCCGTCCTGGAGGGCCCGCCAGCGCCGGGAGTCCCGGGAGAACTGCGAGGGGGTCCGGGTCATGTGCAGGTTCTCGCTGTGCCCCAGGACCAGCCAGGCGGGCACGTCCCCGTGCAGCAGGACCGGTGCCACCGTGCCGTGTTCGGCGCGCAGTTTGTCGTAGAGGCCCGCCGGGTCGCTCTCCGCCTCGGGGCCGTAGAACCGGCGCAGCCCGCCGGGGGCCATGCCGTGCGCGGGGCACTCGGGGGGCGGCACGGGCCCCGGGACCGTTCCGGGTTCGTGGTGGAAGGGCGTGGTCACAATCGCTCCAGGGGTCGGGCCGCCCGGTGTCCGGGCGAAGGGCGCGCAGGGTGCTGCCGCGCGCGTGGGAGGGCGCGCGGTGTGCGGCCGCGCGTTCGGGACGTGCGCGGACGGAAGGTGCGCGCGGGGGCGTACGCGGGCGCCGCGAGCGCGCACCTTCGTCAGGCGAGGGGAACGGCGAGGCTGTGCAGATAGCGCATCAGGGTCATCAGCACGTCACGGCTGGAGACCCGCAACCGGGCATCGCAGTCGATCACCGGTACCTCGTCCGGCAGGTCGAGTGCGGTACGCAACGCCTCGACCGGGTGATGCGGCGCGTCGGGGAAGGTGTTGACGGCGACGACGAACGGGACGCCGCGCTCCTCCAGACGGCCGATCACATCGAAACTGACCTGGAGCCGCCTGGTGTCGATCAGGACGACGGCCCCGAGGGCTCCTTCGAACAGCCCGTTCCACAGGAACCAGAAGCGTTCCTGGCCCGGGGTGCCGAAGAGGTAGAGGATCAGTTCCTCGCTGAGGCTGATCCGGCCGAAGTCCATGGCGACGGTGGTGGCGGTCTTGCTCTCCACTCCGGCGTTGTCGTCCACGCCGACACCGGCCTGGGTCATGGTCTCTTCGGTCGTCAGGGGCCGGATCTCGCTCACCGATCCGACCATCGTGGTCTTGCCGACCCCGAATCCGCCGACGATCACGACCTTCACCGCGGCTGTGGCCGTGGTGGGCAGGACGTCCTCGCTCCGGGGGCCAGTGATCGTGTCAGAGCTT belongs to Streptomyces finlayi and includes:
- a CDS encoding YchJ family protein; the encoded protein is MSRRTPRPRRSTGTGPAAPRITAESPCPCGLPAAYADCCGRLHAGGNALTCEALMRSRYSAFVVQDAAYLLRTWHPDTRPPAVDFDPGMRWSGLEILETTEGSPFHTTGTVTFRAHYTDAGRPDSLHEKSRFVRQEGDWVYAAAVFVE
- a CDS encoding cupin domain-containing protein, which gives rise to MSEDNAQTPSEPVQLADALTSFDALWSPRVVTRVNDYDVRVAKVQGEHVWHVHEDTDEFFLVLDGSLDIALREEGGERSVTLGRGAVFVVPRGTWHRPRSAEGASIMMFEPSGTLSVGDAHDEIPDHVDATTGHTLSL
- a CDS encoding SAM-dependent methyltransferase, coding for MTGHDPQASHAIEIDTSKPHPARMYDWFLGGKDNYPVDEQMAQQLLAVDSRGRDMARVNRAFMHRATRWLAENGVRQFLDIGTGIPTEPNLHQIAQQAAPDARIVYCDNDPIVLAHAAALLRSTPEGATEYIQADAREPEMILEQAGKILDFSKPIALSMLALLHFLDDEDGAADLVDKLVAQLPSGSYLVLSHTTGDFNPEGAAQARAMYKARGMTLRPRSRAELTTFFDGLELVEPGVSLSADWHPELGEVIDVPGDEPIPGYAGVARKP
- a CDS encoding DUF397 domain-containing protein, whose product is MGDIYNGMPAADLGSEGWSKPWSGGNGGNCIEAMKLADGRVAVRQSADPEGPALIYSNGEIAAFIQGAKAGQADFLLT
- a CDS encoding helix-turn-helix domain-containing protein, whose protein sequence is MSEPRSAPTVGQVVLGKRLLDLRERAGLSRDQAAKVLRVAPATIRRMETAEVALKIPYVQLLLKAYGIEDEEADSFVELTEEANKPGWWQRYHDVLPDWFSMYVSLEGAASLLRMYEPHFVPGLLQTEDYARCVMRTGAVGQTRPEDIERHVDLRMARQSLLTREDAPKLWVIMDETVLRRPVGNAEAMRAQIDRLLEATEMSHVTLQIAEFETGHHPGTYGPFVLFRFAVPELPDMVYSEYLTGAVYFDARPEVASYLEVMDRMAAQAATAQRTKEILRDFRKEL
- a CDS encoding ATP-binding protein — encoded protein: MAPGSALIPRLVDLSPGTEALRYCFALPAQPESVAGARRLARVRLEAWRLGGDACEAAVLIVSELVTNAVVHTVSSRVVCELRRVDRRLRIAVQDQGHQPDGPRLRRGSDDEHGRGLLLVDAMSCCWGSHDASDASGRIVWAELPHGTEQPC
- a CDS encoding VWA domain-containing protein encodes the protein MVDLTRASLVEQGSTVLGLAALDEEADPDNDRELAGQLADAAAHVGAMTPARPAEFVAETAGMSQPGSHGTGSHGTGSHGRSR
- a CDS encoding 6-phospho-beta-glucosidase is translated as MKLTILGGGGFRVPLVYGALLGDHAEGRVRHVTLYDTDADRLDAVARVLGEQAGGIGDAPAVVATTDLDEALRGADFVFSAIRVGGLAGRAADERVALDEGVLGQETVGAGGIAYGLRTVPVVVDLARRIARLAPDAWVINFTNPAGLVTEAMSRYLGDRVIGICDSPVGLGRRVARVLGADPDRARIDYVGLNHLGWLRGLHVDGRDELPRLLADPELLGSFEEGRLFGADWLRSLGAVPNEYLHYYYFNREAVRAYQDAEQTRGAFLREQQEGFYARMKDPAAPPLTTWDRTRAEREATYMSENREAAGAGEREESDLESGGYEQVALALMRAVARDERTSLVLNVRNRTTLSVLDADAVIEVPCLVDANGARPVAVDPLPYHAVGLVTAVKAVERAVLDAAETGSRASAVQAFALHPLVDSVTVARRLVEGYTKVHPGLGYLDRP
- a CDS encoding cytochrome P450, producing the protein MTTPFHHEPGTVPGPVPPPECPAHGMAPGGLRRFYGPEAESDPAGLYDKLRAEHGTVAPVLLHGDVPAWLVLGHSENLHMTRTPSQFSRDSRRWRALQDGSVAPDHPLAPIFTWQPVCVFADGANHERLRGAVTDSMARIDTRGVRRHVNRFSNRLVNDFCLQGTADVVARFAEHLPMMVMCAIFGMPEEYDDRLVQAARDMTRGTETAVASNAHVVGALNRLVQRRRTDPEPDLASWLLEHPASLTDVEVTEHLRLILIAAYESTANLIANVLRMVLTDPRFRARLSGGHMTVPEAVEQTLWDEPPFTAVFGRWAVGDTELGGQQIRAGDALLVGIAAANTDPHVRPDLTADMEGNRAHLAFSGGPHECPGQDIGRAIADVGVDALLMRLPDMELSVEESELRWIGNIMSRHLVELPVKFAPSAQQEIDADPLTVMSRPWAQNDWEVSSPARSAPAPGYGTEVPPPVHAPGASPQRDGAPAIPGQRGAAAPARLWQAVSRWWNGY
- a CDS encoding GTP-binding protein — encoded protein: MDFRSSDTITGPRSEDVLPTTATAAVKVVIVGGFGVGKTTMVGSVSEIRPLTTEETMTQAGVGVDDNAGVESKTATTVAMDFGRISLSEELILYLFGTPGQERFWFLWNGLFEGALGAVVLIDTRRLQVSFDVIGRLEERGVPFVVAVNTFPDAPHHPVEALRTALDLPDEVPVIDCDARLRVSSRDVLMTLMRYLHSLAVPLA